DNA from Alnus glutinosa chromosome 2, dhAlnGlut1.1, whole genome shotgun sequence:
ATCGAAAAATTAACAAGCACATTTTGTgtagttaaaatatttttgcctGCTTTTAGACTTTCAGGCACCTCTAACTCTAagttgttgagaaaaaaaaatccactattACATGGCCATTGCAATTTTGTTCAAACAAATTGTTTTGAGGAAGTACATTACAGATAACTTGTTGATTTAAGAAGaaaggtttttgttttgaacgTTCCCTTATTGTTGTTTTAGATCTTTTGTTGTGTcaaattaaacttaataataactGGAATAATAATGGAagcaagaaagagagaaaagacaGAGAATTTACGTGGTTTGGTCTATGACCCTACGTCCACAGGGTAAAGCTCAAATGGCTACATTGTGCTCTTATTAACTTGTCTGTCTACAATACATAGATTTCTATTTGTAGGATTTAGAGTAAATACTGATATGGTAATTAATTCCCTataatttgattacaattcaccgtaaatagagaatattacaatatcaaccaaataaggAATATACcaaaaatatgatatttttttccatatattctaacatgcaGTAGCTGTGTCCATTGTCtaattttgtttgttattaTGTGTAAAGAAGACTAAGCTTTCAGAACACTTACACTGACACGATTTTGCATGTTTAATGCCACTATATGTACCTAGAATGCAGCTAAAAAGGGTCTTAGTCATGGAAAACATAAAGCTTTTAAGCATCGTATGCATTTAAGATAGACTTTGTGAGAGGTTTGCATAGCTATTctatattttgaatataaatTTCTTCATTGATTTTTTCCTAGTTGGTTTTCTGGGATGATGCCCAAAACTCTCTTACATGAGTTATATTCACTTGAAAGTTTGGCAATCAAACTGACATCATGGAACTAAGACGGGAGTTTCCACCGGAAGAAAATGCACCTGGTGGGATTTGGCCATACTTGTCATACACTTGTTTCCTAGGCATTCGTAGGACTTTTAGGATGAAGAGGTGTTTTCTGGTCGTCTGGTTTGACATTAGtggacaagaagaagaagcagaggtTTTTCTGGTCATCTGGTTTGACATTAGTGGTGGTCCAAAGGGGTATATGCTGCAAGTTGAAGTGGTCAAAAGACTCAAAACGGACCTATGCCTTTGGCccgtatatgtatgtatgttggTATGTGTCACAGATATTGATGGCAAGGAAATAGGCCAATGCTATCTCCTCTAGCTCGTAGATGTCTGTGTCCAAGTGTATGtgatatattttgtttgtttgtttgtttgttttttttttttttttttttttttttttttttttttataaattttttttatattctttctgGTGTGTATGTATAGTCATCCTCGTACTAtctacaaataaaataaaataagatagtCATGATCATCCTCGTATGACATGATTGATGGTTACGATTAGgattgataatttttgacacgatccgcgaacccgacacgaacacgacaccaAAAAATCGGATATGGGTTTTATACAATCGTGTTCGGGTCGAAATCGGGTCAACCTGATTCCAACACCATTCTGACCCGGttgtatttaaaataaaaaataaaaaaaatggaaatgtcGGATGCGGGAATCGGGAATTTGGGATGCCCAAACCAAAGCCCCAAATGCCCAAATCATTATCAAACACGATTTTGCCCATTCCATTTTATGAACCGCTGAACCCAAGCCGGCTAGCCCACTGCCCAGTAGTCCGCCCGCCAGCCCGCCCGCCCGCCGCCCTCCCGCACGCCGCCCACCAGCACTCTGCACGCCTGACTGCCAACCATCCGGATTTTTCCCCCTCTCTTTGACTCTTTGCTTAGCACAGTTAATAGATTGTGGATCCTGAGAGTCAGATTGAATTGTGTTCTCGCTTGAAGGAGGAGATGCTTCATCCGTTACGAGTTATTATCGTCAATCGGGGCCTTGATACAGAACTCTTGGTTGCTAATCCAGTTGAGTTATCTGGAAAAGGAAAGACCCCGTGTATTCTATGATGTTACTTTCGCTCTAAAAACGTTAGGAATATGCATTTTCTCGGGTCGGGTCGTGTCATGTCGGGTAAACGAGTGACACGATTATTAGTCGTGTTCAGgtcgcgtgtcacaacccgattaataatcgggtcgggttcgtgccAGCCCCATTTATGTAATCAGgtcggtcgggttgacacgaactcGACCCGTGAACctgaattgccaaccctagttaCGATCTTGGTTGTGGGGCTACACCATCTCTCGTTCTGCGTCCTCTtctcaaatattggatttgtgcgtctaatatatatatatatatatatatatatatatatatatatatatatatatatatatatatatatataatataatataatataagatGATTGGGGTACAATCCCTTTGTACAATTTTGGCACAACCCACTCACAATGAGGTGGGGCCCATACATGTGGGCCCCACTTCATTGTGAGTGGGGGTTGTACCAAAGTTGTGATGGGGTTGTATATTTATCATTTCCCAATATAATATACACGCGACGTGAAATGAAAGAGCAACATCCCCCTCCCtttttcccttattttatatatatatatgctgcaaACTCCTCGCAGACAAAGACCCATATAACTTTCGGTTTCACACAATGAAAAGCTATctgtaattttgtcaaaaaaataaaaataaaaaaataaacgcCCATTGTAGCAGCCTAAAAAAAGGGTCagtggcttaaaaaaaaaactcaaaaataatatttaaataaaatagaaagtgaAATAGAGAATTTGTTAAGAGTCTGTATTGAAAATAAAGTaggtaaaataataaaaacgtGTATTTTGAGTAGCTAAAAACGCTAAAAttattggagatgctctaagttTGAGAAGGATCCAAGTGAAAATTCTTAAGAAGGATGATTTGACGGCAATAAGTTCTAAGAGAATTCTTATCGGATTCGCTATTTCTTCCAGTTGGCTAGAATAGCTatactttttggttaaaactcACCTCCATCGGATTGTCTACTCGATCATTTAAAATAGGTTTGGCTTACATCTGTGAACAGTGCAATGCCACATGAGGCGATGCACTGTTCACATAtgtatcattattttattgtatttgtcTATGCAAATCTCTCTCAtacttttattcttcttcttttttccttttcctttccctaGCGGCGACGACATGACCAAAATTCACTGATTTTTGGCCAACTGAAGCTCACAACGCTCACCGTCCTCAAACCCACAAACATCGAAGTCGTCCAAAAACTGCCCAATAGTATCAAATTCGAGGGAATCAAACTCCGGCACAAAACTGAGCAACAGAGAGATCTGttccagagagagagggagacagagTGATCTGTTTGGTGGTTCTGGTTTGGGGGTCTGGTGCGGTGAATCCTTCTTTGATCAATCTGCAGTCTGCGGGGACTGATTATAGAGCATCagtatcaaactctctaaattttcaccaaattttagcCAAACAATcaacttttcttattttatttatcacttttaaaaagtttcatacatcaaactccctaaatatttctctattttacctaaatattattttttattggtttttacATCAACCACTTTAACCGTCATCAACATCAAAATTTCCTACATCAAAATCACACAAACCCATCTTAGATTCGGCCCAAAAAAGCACCAGAAAAAACCCCATAATTCAAACAGGGGTTTAAACGAGATTTAACAACTACCAAGACTTATTTCAGCCCAAGAATTTGCTTTATATATGGAGAGTTGCGGCCACGTTCCCTGAAATCTTGCCAACTCTATCCAAAAATTGAAGCTCTTCTTTGCTCTTtaacaaaattgcaaaaactGCAACAGATCCCCACCTAGGCGACACAACAGTGGGTTCAACCGGCAAGGAGGAGATCAAGGGGCAGGGGACCCTCGCACCCAGTTGCCGGAGCAACAGGACTACCGGCGGGATGGACGCAAACCTCACTGGGAAACACAAAGCACAAACCCATCTCAGATCCAGGCACTGATGAAGGAAGTGGGGTGTCAGTTATACCCCAAATCATGTGGCTGTTTCCAAACCCGCTGAACGTCTTCGTGATTTTTCCAAACGGAAGCCAGAATCAGGGACGGTGAGACACGCGGgaagtgaaaaagaaataatattttagtgTATAGCGTGAGAGAAATGGGAGCTACATTTGGTGAGAGATTCTGACAAGAATTAGTTTGGGGAAATTATAGATAGCTCAATGCATGAGGCTTTTTTAGAACTTTCTCTAATATTTgcttaaaagtttaaaatggAGAGCCTGATACTGATGCTTAACACACACATTCATTCTAGCTAATGGCCGAATTGGGTTTGTGCCAGAGAGGCAATTGGCTTGGAAGAATAGTGGGAACAACGGATTTTTGTTTGGAGTTGCGGTTTTGGCAAGGAAGGTATTGCTAGTAACCAAAAGGGTTATGGTGAATTTGCGGTGGAGCGTGAATTTTTCATCTGATTTGGGAAAGAGAATGCCGTATTTGACAGTGAGTAAGATTGGTATACAGAGAGTTCAACCGTCGTGGTCGATTGCGATGAATCCTGATAAGCCGAAAAGGGGGTGCGGTGTGTGTAGAAGGAGATGGATGAAGGTGTTGAACAGGTCTGATGCAGTGTGTGTAGAAGTTTCTGGTTCGGTGAtgggttttatttgttgttttttgtgaAGATGTgtctttaattaaaatgaataaaaataaaaattgattattttaataaaatagaaagaagtttAAATAAACTGATGGAGGAAAGTATTGAAAACTGGTTTAGCTAAACTAGTAAAAGTGGGTTTTCGTTAGCTATCTTAGATAAAATTTTAGATAAGCTGGTGTAAGTGCTCTAATAGAGTGAGTATGTAGAAATTCTTTTGCAGCAAACATGTGTTTTAAGAGAGATAGTCTAACCCTTTGAACCTTTTTTCCTTTATGTggtttgttgggaataatcccactGTTACCGGCCCATCTGAAAAGGATCAGGTCGGATCAAGTCTTAAGGCCAACATTGGCCAATGGAGAATTGTGGGCCTCAAGCGAAGAGAACAAGACTTTCGAGATAGACACCCAAATTATACGTCTTTGAAAAAAGCTATTTTCGGGAATAAGTGACAGGAGATGCATCTAGATTGAGTCCTTGGAATGTAGACATTCTGGGATCGAAATTCAACGCATCTAGCTAAGGCTTGAGATAAGCAGGTCTTGAGAACTCAGATATCAGTACTATCACACAAAATCTGGATTGAAACCCTACTGCAAGTTGAATTGGGATATGAGTTGGGTTCAATTAAAACTACTTGAAGATCCATAATCAAATCTAATCTCTTAAGATTCGGAAATCCTTAAAGATATGGGATTACCTTGAAGTTCCGAACCAGATCTCacgtttaataaaaaaatcaaagtctacatcaaattcaaacttaattatgattattttataGTAATTGTATAAGCTTgaaaaacatcataaaacattCATTTCACACTGTATCGAAAACGGTTGATTGCTCAACTTTCACTTTgtcatattttgaaattcaacTAACGTACCCCATTAGTTCTATAGACTGATATTATAGACTCGTTGCCAATGTGAGAAAAAGTCACAAGGTAgtagaaaaaaatttagaacttgctttggcaaagacatgtacagaacgaaatggtgagttgttaattttagaattagtaaaaagtgatgatgtgatataaaataaataataaaaaaaaaactttgtatagaaaaatgaaaaatgttttagattgtagtgaattttttttatttgaatagtaataaaaaattattgatatgatataaaaattaaaaaaaagtaagaatattttgatgttgattagtattaaaaaatatgaatttttttttttttaaaaaaaaaaaaaaaaaaaaaaaacaaacaaacaaaaaaaaagtaaccgCGTTACTGTTACATTGTATATCGTTCCGCCACTTGGCCAACAAGGCCTTAATGCGAGCAGGTGGCGACGGGACTCTTGTCTACTCTAGTCGATTCTACTGGGGCCATCTTTAGGTGTTGCCTAAAGAGACCGCAAGTCATGGTATTGGCCAAGATAGAGAACCTTCTACATTGACCAATGGTGGGTATGAACATTTATGGTGGAATCTAACGGCTGAAATTTGTCGGCCTGTGAACCCACCACCACCAGTACCACATATTTTTCCTAGCGAAAATGACTTGTGTATGATTTCCAACATATGAAAGAAGACCCATAAATCATAATCTTCTGGAGATTGATTGATAGACGTACGTTGTGTTGACTCTTTCTTAACACCGTTGATGGTTGTGATTTTATAGGTTTGATTGGGTCAGAAATGCATACATATGGGATGGATGCGTTGTACCCAAATGATGCTCCGTGGACCCAAAACGTACTCGTGGAGTCGTGGTGGACCAAGTCATGGCACAAATAACATGCGGCTGTGGGCAGTGCGTGCAAAAACTGTGATCCAAAGTTTGACTATGCCAAGGTCTTACAGAGATGAAAGTAAATGATGCCAAATTCTTTGATCATCTTTTGTTCCAAGGTTGTCTTGCATTGGGATTTGAAATcgtttctttgactttttgcgGCATGGTGAACAGACATGAGACATGCGGTCAGGGCCCAATCTCCTCCAAATGACCAAATTGGCCACCATCTATCTAATCAGGTCctgtttttttcttgtttttttcttgtttgacttgattataaaaaattattaaatttttttctcttttttattttttatttctgtcTCATGCattataaaatctttattttgaaaaagattatttaaatgaaataataataataaataactaaaatgataGAACACGACAAATATGCTGAAGGGCGTAGTGGTGAGTTGACTCTATAAACTTCCACTGCCACAAGCGTCGAGGTGGCGAAATGAGTATTTAATCGACCCGTTCCTGGGTTCTCTCTCCGAGTCCCTCTAGCAATTAGTTGTTCCTCAAAAGATCTTAGCTACTCTGCAAAAATTCTTTGCAGCCATGGATACCAAGAACAATCCATGGCTCAtgctttctcttctcttcctcggCTTATCTGTCAACAACCATCTTTCCCTTGGAGCTGACACCATCTCTGCCAACCAACCTCTCTCTGGTGATCAAACCATTGTCTCTTCAGGAGGGAACTTTGTACTGGGTTTCTTCAAGCCAGGTAACTCGTCTAACTACTACATAGGCATGTGGTACGGTACTGGTAAAGTCTCAACCCAAACCATAGTTTGGGTCGCAAACAGAGATAAACCTGTCTCTGATAAGAGTTCTTCTGTGTTAAGAATCTCTGATGGTAATTTGGTTCTCTTCAATGAGTCCCAAATCCCAGTTTGGTCCACAAATTTGACCTCCACCACTTCATCAAGTCCTGTAGAAGCTGTTCTTCTAGATAATGGAAATCTTGTTCTGAAAGATGGGTCTGATTCATCACAACATTTATGGCAAAGTCTTGATCACCCAGCTCATACATGGCTTCCTGGTACTAAGATTGGATTGAACAAAATTACCAATGAAAACCAACGCCTCATTTCTTGGAAGAATGAGAACGATCCTGCTCCAGGACTCTTCAATCTTGAGCTACGGGCAAATACCAGTGAGTATATTATTCTGTGGAATAGTTCCATTCAGTATTGGACAAGTGGAGCTTGGGATGGGAAGATTTTTAGCTTAGTTCCTGAAATGGCAGCCAATTATATCTACAACTTCAGTTATGTTAACAACGCAAATGAGAGTTATTTCACCTATTCTATTGTCAAACCTTTCATCATTTCTCGATTCGTGATGGAAGTTTCTGGCCAGATTCAGCAAAAGACATGGTTAAACAATACCAATATGTGGAATTTGTTTTGGTCTCAACCGAAAACACAATGCGAGGTTTATGATTTTTGCGGGGCTTTTGGTACCTGTAACGAAGAATCAAAGCCTTTTTGTAGCTGCTTGACAGGTTTTGTTCCTCAGTCGCAGAACGATTGGAATTTGTCAGATTATGCTGGTGGGTGCACGAGGAGAACTCCTTTACAGTGTAAGAATACCAGTCTTACTAATGGGCACGAAGTAAGGTTTTTACCAATGCCCAACATGCTATTGCCTGTCCAACCACAATCTGTTGGGGTTGGAAGTGCTACAGAATGTGAATCCACCTGCTTGAATATCTGCTCCTGCACTGCTTATGCTTATGAAAACAATAATTGTTCATTTTGGGTTGGAGATCTCTTGAATCTGGAACAGCTCTCAGGAGGTGATCATAAAGGGAGAACTCTATATCTCAAACTTGCAGCTTCTGAGTTCTCAAGTAAAAAGAATAACAAGGGGGTGATTGTTGGTGCTGTTGCGGGCTCAGTTGCAGGGGTAGCAATTCTGCTAGGCCTTTTTATAATCCTTATGCGAAGAAAGAGAGCTGTTGGAACAGGAAAAGCAGTAGAGGGTTCATTGGTGGCATTTGGGTACAGAGACTTACAAAATGCGACCAAGAATTTCTCAGACAAGTTGGGGGGAGGAGGCTTTGGTTCTGTTTTCAAAGGGACGTTATCTGATTCAACAGTCATAGCAGTCAAGAAACTTGAAAGCATCAGCCAAGGAGAGAAGCAATTCCGCACAGAAGTCAGTACAATTGGGACAATCCAACATGTAAATCTTGTTCGGCTTCGTGGGTTCTGCTCTGAAGGTGCTAGAAAGTTGCTGGTGTATGATTACATGCCAAATGGCTCTTTAGAATCTCATCTTTTCCATGAAAAGTTTTTGGACTGGAAAACAAGATACCAGATTGCTATAGGAACAGCTAGAGGCTTGTATTATCTCCATGAGAAGTGCAGAGAGTGCATCATACACTGTGACATAAAACCAGAAAACATTCTTCTAGATGCTTATTTGTGTCCAAAAGTGGCAGATTTTGGCCTGGCAAAGCTTGTTGGGCGGGAGTTCAGTCGAGTCCTGACAACCATGAGAGGCACTAGAGGTTATCTTGCTCCAGAGTGGATTTCAGGGGTGGCCATTACAGCCAAGGCCGATGTTTACAGCTATGGAATGATGCTTTTCGAATTTATCTCAGGAAGGAGAAACTCTGAGCCATCTGCAGATGGCAAAATACGATTCTTCCCAACCCGGGCTGCAAGCCTCATAGCTGAAGAGGGCAATGTCCTAAGCCTATTAGATCCCAGGTTGAAGGGAAACGCTGATGTTGAGGAGCTCACCAGAGTTTGTAAAGTTGCTTGTTGGTGCATCCAAGATGATGAAATTAGAAGGCCGCCGATGGGTCAGGTGGTGCAAATCCTTGAGGGTGTTCTAGATGTGAACCTGGCCCCGATTCCAAGATCTCTCCAAGTGTTTGCTGACAATCAGGAGCACATAGTTTTCTTCACCGAGTCATCCTCAAGCCAAAGTTCACAGGCACGGA
Protein-coding regions in this window:
- the LOC133860763 gene encoding G-type lectin S-receptor-like serine/threonine-protein kinase At2g19130, producing the protein MDTKNNPWLMLSLLFLGLSVNNHLSLGADTISANQPLSGDQTIVSSGGNFVLGFFKPGNSSNYYIGMWYGTGKVSTQTIVWVANRDKPVSDKSSSVLRISDGNLVLFNESQIPVWSTNLTSTTSSSPVEAVLLDNGNLVLKDGSDSSQHLWQSLDHPAHTWLPGTKIGLNKITNENQRLISWKNENDPAPGLFNLELRANTSEYIILWNSSIQYWTSGAWDGKIFSLVPEMAANYIYNFSYVNNANESYFTYSIVKPFIISRFVMEVSGQIQQKTWLNNTNMWNLFWSQPKTQCEVYDFCGAFGTCNEESKPFCSCLTGFVPQSQNDWNLSDYAGGCTRRTPLQCKNTSLTNGHEVRFLPMPNMLLPVQPQSVGVGSATECESTCLNICSCTAYAYENNNCSFWVGDLLNLEQLSGGDHKGRTLYLKLAASEFSSKKNNKGVIVGAVAGSVAGVAILLGLFIILMRRKRAVGTGKAVEGSLVAFGYRDLQNATKNFSDKLGGGGFGSVFKGTLSDSTVIAVKKLESISQGEKQFRTEVSTIGTIQHVNLVRLRGFCSEGARKLLVYDYMPNGSLESHLFHEKFLDWKTRYQIAIGTARGLYYLHEKCRECIIHCDIKPENILLDAYLCPKVADFGLAKLVGREFSRVLTTMRGTRGYLAPEWISGVAITAKADVYSYGMMLFEFISGRRNSEPSADGKIRFFPTRAASLIAEEGNVLSLLDPRLKGNADVEELTRVCKVACWCIQDDEIRRPPMGQVVQILEGVLDVNLAPIPRSLQVFADNQEHIVFFTESSSSQSSQARSNTSFGSSQSKSGESLTSSKS